The following are encoded together in the Nocardia sp. XZ_19_385 genome:
- the prpB gene encoding methylisocitrate lyase, giving the protein MNALSTAAIGAAEKRVAFRAGLTSGRIQRLPGAFNPLVAKLIQELGFEGAYVSGAVVSAELALPDIGLTTLTEVTERGRQIARVTDLPVLIDADTGFGEPMNAARTVSLLEDAGLAGCHLEDQVNPKRCGHLDGKSVVPVPEMVRRLRAAVSARRDPNFVVCARTDARGTEGLDAAIDRAKAYADAGADLIFTEALADAGEFAKFRAAVDIPLLANMTEFGKSALLSAGELENLGYNAVIYPVTTLRLAMYAVEHGLREIAATGTQSGLLDRMQQRSRLYELLDYERYNEFDSGIFNFTLTGEA; this is encoded by the coding sequence GTGAACGCGCTCTCGACGGCCGCGATCGGCGCGGCGGAGAAGCGGGTGGCGTTCCGGGCCGGGTTGACCTCCGGGCGGATCCAGCGGTTGCCGGGTGCGTTCAACCCGCTGGTGGCCAAACTGATCCAGGAACTCGGATTCGAAGGGGCGTATGTCTCGGGTGCGGTGGTCTCCGCCGAGCTCGCGCTGCCCGATATCGGACTGACCACGCTGACCGAGGTGACCGAGCGGGGGCGGCAGATCGCGCGGGTCACCGACCTGCCGGTGCTGATCGACGCCGACACCGGCTTCGGAGAGCCGATGAACGCCGCGCGCACGGTGAGCCTGCTCGAGGATGCCGGACTGGCCGGATGTCATCTCGAGGATCAGGTGAATCCGAAACGGTGCGGGCATCTCGACGGGAAGTCCGTGGTGCCGGTCCCGGAGATGGTGCGGCGGCTGCGGGCCGCGGTGTCGGCGCGGCGGGACCCGAACTTCGTCGTCTGCGCGCGCACCGACGCGCGCGGCACCGAGGGGCTGGATGCCGCCATCGACCGGGCCAAGGCCTATGCCGACGCGGGGGCGGACCTGATCTTCACCGAGGCACTGGCCGATGCCGGTGAGTTCGCGAAATTCCGTGCTGCGGTCGATATTCCGCTGCTGGCGAATATGACCGAGTTCGGCAAATCCGCTTTGCTCTCGGCGGGCGAACTGGAGAACCTCGGGTACAACGCGGTCATCTACCCGGTCACGACGCTGCGGCTGGCGATGTACGCGGTGGAGCACGGGTTACGCGAAATCGCCGCTACTGGAACGCAATCGGGTCTGCTGGATCGGATGCAGCAGCGTTCCCGGCTCTACGAACTGCTCGACTACGAGCGCTACAACGAATTCGATTCCGGAATCTTCAATTTCACGCTGACGGGCGAAGCATGA
- a CDS encoding bifunctional 2-methylcitrate synthase/citrate synthase: MTEIKKGLAGVVVDTTAISKVVPETNSLTYRGYAVQDLAGHCSFEEVAYLLWYGELPRAAQLELLCQRERAWRRIDRSILSLIEKMPDSCHPMDVVRTVVSYLGTEDPEAESDEPRSLSAKALRLTAVLPTVIAADMRRRRGLDPVAPHSHLGFAENFLYMCFGEFPDPRLVRAFEISLVLYAEHSFNASTFAARVVTSTCSDLYSAVTAAIGALKGPLHGGANEAVMHAMLEIGDPAKARDWLQGKLSAKQKVMGFGHRVYKNGDSRVPTMRAALADVAEVTGGQRWLRMYTELEQAMAEATGIKPNLDFPAGPAYYLMGFDIDMFTPIFVMSRIVGWTAHISEQTASNALIRPLSEYTGVPQRALLTAGARD, encoded by the coding sequence ATGACCGAGATCAAGAAGGGCCTCGCGGGGGTGGTGGTCGATACCACCGCCATCTCCAAGGTGGTGCCCGAAACCAATTCGCTGACCTATCGCGGCTACGCGGTGCAGGACCTGGCCGGGCACTGCTCCTTCGAGGAGGTCGCATATCTGCTGTGGTACGGCGAACTTCCGCGGGCCGCGCAGCTGGAACTGCTGTGCCAGCGGGAACGTGCGTGGCGGCGGATCGACCGTTCCATCCTGTCGCTGATCGAGAAGATGCCGGATTCCTGCCATCCGATGGACGTCGTCCGCACGGTGGTCAGTTACCTCGGCACCGAGGATCCCGAGGCCGAGTCCGACGAGCCGCGATCATTGTCGGCCAAGGCTTTACGGCTCACTGCGGTGCTGCCAACCGTGATCGCGGCCGACATGCGCCGCCGCCGCGGCCTGGATCCCGTTGCGCCACACTCACATCTGGGTTTCGCCGAGAACTTCCTCTACATGTGCTTCGGCGAGTTCCCGGACCCGCGTCTGGTCCGCGCCTTCGAGATCTCGCTGGTCCTCTACGCGGAGCACAGTTTCAACGCCTCCACCTTCGCCGCCCGCGTGGTCACCTCCACCTGCTCGGATCTCTACAGCGCGGTCACCGCCGCCATCGGTGCCCTCAAGGGCCCGCTGCACGGCGGCGCCAACGAGGCCGTCATGCACGCCATGCTGGAGATCGGCGATCCCGCGAAGGCGCGAGACTGGTTGCAGGGCAAGCTTTCCGCCAAACAGAAGGTGATGGGGTTCGGTCACCGCGTCTACAAGAACGGCGACTCCCGCGTCCCCACCATGCGCGCCGCCCTCGCGGACGTCGCCGAGGTGACCGGCGGCCAACGCTGGCTACGCATGTATACCGAACTCGAACAGGCCATGGCCGAGGCCACCGGCATCAAACCGAACCTCGACTTCCCGGCCGGCCCCGCCTACTACCTGATGGGCTTCGACATCGACATGTTCACCCCGATCTTCGTGATGAGCCGCATTGTCGGCTGGACTGCCCACATCTCCGAGCAAACCGCCTCCAACGCCCTGATCCGCCCTCTCTCGGAATACACCGGCGTGCCCCAACGGGCGCTGCTCACGGCAGGAGCCCGCGACTGA
- the prpD gene encoding 2-methylcitrate dehydratase PrpD: MKTHIVRARRAAEQFPRSEHLATKIAEVAVDPVEVPAEVSEMIVNRIIDNAAVAAASVLRRPVTSARAQALAQPYQAREGRSGATIFGRPERVSPEWAAWANGVAVRELDFHDTFLAAEYSHPGDNIPPILAVAQHTGRSGADLIRGVATGYEIQIDLVRGICLHQHKIDHVAHLGPSAAAGIGTLLGLGTETIYQAVGQALHTTTATRQSRKGEISSWKAYAPAFAGKMAVEAVDRAMRGEGAPAPIWEGADGVIAWLLGGPEAEYRVPLPGPGEAKRAILDSYTKEHSAEYQSQALIDLARRMGPAIGDLGQIASIVLHTSHHTHFVIGTGSGDPQKFDPHASRETLDHSVMYIFAVALQDGAWHHERSYAPERARRPDTIELWRKVSTVEDLEWTRRYHSNDPAEQAFGARAVVTLRSGETIVDELAVADAHPLGARPFGRAQYIEKFRTLAEGVVDPAEQDRFLDVAGRTLDLGAGELDQLTCAVSPEVLGRAAVVREGIF, encoded by the coding sequence ATGAAGACTCATATCGTACGCGCACGCCGTGCGGCGGAACAGTTTCCGCGTTCGGAACATCTGGCAACCAAGATCGCGGAGGTTGCTGTGGATCCGGTCGAGGTGCCCGCTGAGGTCTCGGAGATGATCGTGAACCGCATCATCGACAACGCTGCGGTGGCGGCGGCCTCGGTGCTGCGCCGTCCGGTGACAAGCGCCCGCGCCCAAGCGTTGGCACAGCCGTATCAGGCGCGGGAAGGCCGGTCCGGGGCAACGATTTTCGGCCGGCCCGAGCGGGTGTCGCCGGAGTGGGCGGCCTGGGCGAACGGTGTCGCGGTGCGCGAGCTCGACTTTCATGACACCTTCCTGGCCGCCGAGTATTCCCATCCCGGCGACAACATCCCGCCGATTCTCGCGGTCGCCCAGCACACCGGGCGTAGCGGCGCGGACCTGATCCGTGGTGTGGCCACCGGTTACGAAATCCAGATCGACCTGGTGCGCGGAATCTGCCTGCACCAGCACAAGATCGACCATGTCGCCCATCTCGGGCCGTCCGCCGCGGCGGGCATCGGGACGCTGCTCGGGCTCGGGACGGAGACGATCTATCAGGCGGTCGGGCAGGCGCTGCACACCACCACGGCGACGCGGCAGTCCCGCAAGGGCGAGATATCCAGCTGGAAGGCTTATGCGCCCGCGTTCGCCGGGAAGATGGCGGTCGAAGCGGTGGACCGGGCGATGCGCGGAGAGGGCGCGCCCGCACCCATCTGGGAGGGTGCCGACGGAGTCATCGCGTGGTTGCTCGGGGGTCCGGAGGCGGAATACCGTGTGCCGCTGCCCGGTCCGGGGGAGGCCAAGCGCGCCATCCTGGACAGCTACACCAAGGAGCATTCCGCGGAATACCAGAGCCAGGCGCTGATCGACCTGGCTCGCCGGATGGGTCCGGCCATCGGTGATCTCGGCCAGATCGCCTCGATCGTGTTGCACACCAGCCATCACACGCACTTCGTGATCGGCACCGGATCCGGTGACCCGCAGAAGTTCGATCCGCACGCCAGTCGCGAGACCCTGGACCACTCGGTGATGTACATCTTCGCGGTCGCGTTGCAGGACGGTGCCTGGCATCACGAACGCTCCTACGCGCCCGAACGCGCGCGGCGGCCCGACACGATCGAGCTGTGGCGCAAGGTGTCCACCGTCGAGGATCTGGAGTGGACGCGGCGCTACCACTCGAATGATCCGGCGGAGCAGGCCTTCGGCGCTCGCGCCGTGGTCACCTTGCGGAGCGGCGAGACCATTGTCGATGAACTCGCCGTCGCCGACGCGCATCCGCTCGGTGCGCGCCCGTTCGGCCGGGCGCAGTACATCGAGAAGTTCCGGACTCTCGCGGAAGGTGTGGTCGATCCCGCGGAGCAGGACCGGTTCCTCGACGTGGCGGGGCGCACCCTGGACCTGGGGGCGGGCGAGCTCGATCAGCTGACCTGCGCTGTCTCGCCCGAGGTACTCGGCCGGGCGGCCGTGGTGCGGGAGGGGATCTTCTGA
- a CDS encoding DUF1737 domain-containing protein yields the protein MPDQPLRYRLITGVDDAAFCKRISDLLDEGYRLHGPPAVTFNGTDVIAAQALVLGGFME from the coding sequence ATGCCCGACCAACCGCTGCGCTACCGGCTGATCACCGGCGTGGATGACGCCGCGTTCTGCAAACGGATCAGCGATCTGCTCGACGAGGGCTACCGCCTGCACGGCCCGCCCGCGGTGACCTTCAACGGCACCGATGTCATTGCCGCCCAAGCGCTGGTCTTGGGCGGATTCATGGAGTAG
- a CDS encoding nuclear transport factor 2 family protein produces MTSPDELVRAMCQAWANPDPAEIAKFFAEDAVYHNIPMEPVVGRAAIADFVTGLLGPFTAIDFDIHLQVSNGATVMNERTDTLRGKDGRDTPLPVVGVFEVHDGLITAWRDYFDMAAITRAFGG; encoded by the coding sequence ATGACCAGCCCTGACGAACTCGTCCGCGCCATGTGCCAGGCCTGGGCCAACCCGGATCCCGCCGAAATCGCGAAGTTCTTCGCCGAAGACGCGGTCTACCACAACATTCCGATGGAACCGGTAGTCGGCCGCGCCGCGATCGCCGACTTCGTCACCGGCCTCCTCGGCCCCTTCACCGCCATCGATTTCGACATCCACCTCCAGGTCTCCAACGGCGCCACCGTCATGAACGAACGCACCGACACCCTCCGCGGCAAAGACGGCCGCGACACCCCACTCCCCGTAGTCGGCGTCTTCGAAGTCCACGACGGCCTCATCACCGCCTGGCGCGACTACTTCGACATGGCCGCCATCACCCGCGCCTTCGGCGGCTGA